GATATCGGTGTGTTCCCACACGCCGTGCAGGCGGTTAAAGTCCCGGCTCAGCATAAAAAAGTAGGCCAGCATATGATGGGAGAACAAAATGGGCTGAGCCCGCTGCAAATGAGTATAGCCGGGCATAACCGTATGAGGATACTTGGCAGCCACGTCCAGGATAGCCTGCTGCATATCCATGATCAGTCCGGCAATATACCGGATTTCCTTTTTCAGATACATATGGGTATCCAGCGCCACCTGATCGTTACGGCTGCGGGCAGTATGCAGCTTGCCGCCTACCGCACCGATCCGTTCGGTCAGCCGTTTTTCAATATTCATATGGATATCTTCCAGGGAGATTTCAAAGGAAAAATGTCCGGCCTCAATGTCCGCAAGAATCGAGGTAAGCCCTTCAATAATCGTGTCCGCCTCTCCGGTGCTGATAATGCCGCACTTAGCCAGCATACGGGCATGGGCGATGCTGCCGGCAATATCCTCCCGGTACATCCGTTGATCAAAAGAAATGGAGGAGGTAAACTCCTCCACCATAACGTCGGTACTTTTGGCAAAACGTCCGCCCCAAAGCTTTGACATACTATCCATTCTCCTTCTGCATCAGCGCCCGGACTTTTAACGGCAGACCGAAGAGGTTGATGAAGCCTTCTGCGTCTTTCTGGTTGTATACTTCGTCGCGGCCGAAAGTGACAAAGCCTTCATGGTATAAGGAGTACGGCGATTTGGCACCGGCACTGATGATATTGCCTTTATACAGTTTCAGCCGGACCACACCGCTGACCGTCTGCTGGGTGGTATTGACAAACGCGTCCAGCGCTTCCCGGAGCGGTGAGAACCACATGCCGTCATAAACCAGCTCGGCGTAGCGGACAGCCACCTGTTCCTTGTAATGCAGCGTAGCGCGATCCAGGGTTAAGTATTCCAATTCTCGGTGGGCATAGTACAAAATCGAGCCGCCCGGATTTTCGTATACACCGCGGGATTTCATGCCTACCAAACGGTTCTCCACTATATCGGTGATGCCGATGCCGTTGGCGGCGCCCAGGGCGTTGAGTTTTTCCAATAAAGCCACGGCATCCATTTTTTCACCGTTAACCGCTACCGGAATACCTTTTTCAAAAGTAACTTCCACATAGGTCGGTTTATCCGGCGCTTTTTCCGGCGTAGTGGTAACCATGTAGACATCGTCCTGCGGTTCGTTCCAGGGATCTTCCAGGTCGGCGCCTTCATGGCTTAAGTGCCAGATATTGCGGTCCATGCTGTAGGGTCTTTTCTTTGTGACAGGCACCGGAATGCCATGTTTTTCAGCATAATCAATAGCGTCTTCCCGGGAACGGATGTCCCAGAGCCGCCAGGGAGCGATAATCTGCAAATGCGGGGCCAGTGCTTTTACGGTCAATTCAAAGCGTACCTGGTCATTGCCTTTACCGGTAGCACCGTGACAGATGGCGTCGGCGCCTTCCTTCTCGGCAATTTCCACCATCGCCTTGGCAATGATCGGCCGGGCAAAAGAAGTGCCCAGCAGGTATTTGCCTTCGTAGATGGCGCCTGCCTTCAGTGTCTGCCATACGTATTTTTCCACAAAGGGTTTGGTCAAATCTTCAATATATACCTTGCTGGCGCCCGATTTAATCGCTTTTTCCCGGACCGGTGCCAGTTCGTCACCTTGTCCGACATCGGCGCACATAGCAATGACTTCACACTGATAGTTTTCTTTCAGCCACGGAATAATAACCGACGTATCCAGGCCACCTGAATAGGCCAAAACCACTTTTTTAATACTGCTCATTTTTCAAAATCCCCCTATTTACTTATGTATCCACTATGGATTTTTCTTTATTTTTTCCCCATTAATAACGCCATAATCGCCTTCTGCACATGCAAACGATTTTCCGCTTCGTCAAATACGGCCGACTGCGGTCCTTCCAGAACTTCCTCGGTGATTTCCTCACCCCGGTGAGCCGGCAGGCAATGCAGTACAATGGCATCCGGTTTGGCTTCCTGCATCAGACGGCCGTTCACCTGAAAACTGGCAAAGGCTTTCTTTCTGGCCTGCTGCTCAGCCTCCTGTCCCATACTAGCCCAGACATCGGTATATACCACATCGGCGTCCTTAGCCGCGAGCAGCGGGTCGGTCACCACTTCTATCTGGGTACCGTACAGGGCGGCGTCTTGCTTGGCTTGTGCAAGCATATCAGCCTGCGGCTCATAGCCGGGCGGCGTCGCTACGGCGAAATGCATGCCGACCTTGGCACAGGCGTGCATCAGCGCGTGGACCATGTTGTTGCCGTCACCGATAAAGGCCATTTTGCGGCCTTTCAGTTCGTTCTTGTATTCCTGCACGGTAAAAATATCGGTCAACGCCTGGCAGGGATGCAATAAATCGGTCAACCCGTTAATAATCGGAATAGTGGCATAGCGGGCCAGTTCTTCCACCTTGTCATGGGCAAAGGTCCGGATCATAATGCCGTCAACATAGCGCGACAGGACGCGAGCCGTATCCTTGATCGGTTCCCCGCGGCCGATTTGCAGGTCTCTGTCGCTTAGAAACAAAGCCGTACCGCCAAGCTGCCACATGCCCACCTCAAAAGAAACGCGGGTCCGGGTGGACGACTTCTCAAAAATCATCCCCAGGGTTTTGCCCTTCAGCAGGTGATGCTGCTCACCGCGCCGCTGTTTTTCCTTCAAATCTTTGGCCAGCTCGAGAATCTCAAACACCTCGGCAACCGACAAATCGTGAATCGACAATAAATCCTTATTCTTTATGCCCATGGCACATAACCCCCACTTTATCTCATTATACAAATATATCAAGTGATCTGTCTACTTTGAAGGCGTAAAAGAATTCGCGGGAATTTTTCCGCAAGGCAAAGCGAAGAAGGCACACACATCGGACATATGTAAGCCGACGCATTGCGGGAAAAGACCCGTAAAGTCATTATGATTTCAGAGTGGACAGACCGCTAACAGCTTGGCAACTCTAAACCAAGGAAAGGCTGTTATCCTTCATTAGATTAGGGTTATCAAACTACTCCCTGGCAAAACGCTTTCCCGTTTTGCTCTTTATAAATCCGCGAAGGTTGCCGCTAAGAATACTTTCTTCGCAGCAACCTTCCGTCAACTTTGTTAGGGCGTGTTGACACCAGTGTTCATGGCCCATCTTCCGGCGGACTTCCGCCATACTGCGTTAAATTTCCCCGAAGACCCGCCCTACTCTGCTGCCAGTACTTTATCCAATGTGGTCATAACCTCGTCAATGTGGCCGCGATTGATATTCAGCGGCGGTACGAACCGCAGTATGTCGCCGGCAGTGCAGTTGATGATAGCGCCCTGGGCCAAACATTTATTGACGATGTCCCGGCCCGGACGGGTCAGCTTGGCGCCCAGGATCAGGCCCTTGCCGCGCACTTCGGTAATCAGCGCCGGATACTTTTCTTTCAATTTGATAAGCTTGGCCAACAGGTATTCACCCATAGCAACGGTATTGTTCAGCAATTGTTCTTCCCCGATGCAGTCCAATACGGCGTTGGCCGCAGCACAGGCCAGCGGATTGCCGCCGAAGGTGCTGCCGTGGTCACCGGCCGCAAAGGCAGCCGCCACTTTCTCGGTGGTCATAAAAGCGCCGATCGGCACGCCGCCGCCCAAGCCTTTGGCCACCGTGGCAATGTCAGGTTTTACGCCGAAAGTCTGGTAGGCGAACAAACTGCCCGTCCGGCCCATACCGGTCTGAATTTCATCAAAGATAAGCAGGGCCCCGGTTTGGTCACAAAGCTCACGGACAGTTTCCAGATAGCCCGGTTCAGGCATATTGACGCCGCCCTCGCCTTGAATGGGCTCCAGCATGACGGCACAGGTCTTTGCTGCCGACATGAGCGCTTTCAATTCGTCCAGGTTGTTATAGTGAACATACCGGAAGCCGCCCGGCAGCGGTTCATAGCCTTCATGGTATTTGGGCTGACCGGTAGCGGTCAGCGCCGCCAGCGTCCGGCCGTGAAAGGAATCATAGGCCGTAATGATTTCGACCTTGTCAGGACTGATGGTCTTGGCGTATTTACGGGCCAGTTTAATAGCCCCCTCATTGGCTTCGGCGCCGCTGTTGCCAAAAAACACCCGGTCCATGCCGCTTTGCTCCGCCAGCTTTTGAGCCAGCGTCGCCTGCTGCTCGGTATAGTACAGGTTGGAGCAATGAATCAGCCGGCCGGCCTGTTTGGCGATGGCCGCCACCAACTTGGGATGGGCATGCCCTAAAATATTGACGGCGATACCGCCCAGGAAATCAATATATTTTTTGCCGTTATTATCATACACATACGGCCCTTCACCATGGGACAACACGATTGGATAACGGGCAAACACTTTCATATAGTGCCGCTCATCGGTTTTCATGATGATCTGTTGATCCATTTCGAATACTGCCTCCTTTGAGAACCACTGATTTATTCACACCGCACATCCTAGCGGTTCCCTCGTCTAACCGTTTGCCATTGTTTTACCGACTCTTTACAATTTCCGTGCCGATACCGGCGGAAGTAAATATTTCCAGCAGCAGCGAGTGGGGCTGCCGGCCGTCAATAATAT
This portion of the Propionispora hippei DSM 15287 genome encodes:
- a CDS encoding argininosuccinate synthase codes for the protein MSSIKKVVLAYSGGLDTSVIIPWLKENYQCEVIAMCADVGQGDELAPVREKAIKSGASKVYIEDLTKPFVEKYVWQTLKAGAIYEGKYLLGTSFARPIIAKAMVEIAEKEGADAICHGATGKGNDQVRFELTVKALAPHLQIIAPWRLWDIRSREDAIDYAEKHGIPVPVTKKRPYSMDRNIWHLSHEGADLEDPWNEPQDDVYMVTTTPEKAPDKPTYVEVTFEKGIPVAVNGEKMDAVALLEKLNALGAANGIGITDIVENRLVGMKSRGVYENPGGSILYYAHRELEYLTLDRATLHYKEQVAVRYAELVYDGMWFSPLREALDAFVNTTQQTVSGVVRLKLYKGNIISAGAKSPYSLYHEGFVTFGRDEVYNQKDAEGFINLFGLPLKVRALMQKENG
- the argF gene encoding ornithine carbamoyltransferase, which codes for MGIKNKDLLSIHDLSVAEVFEILELAKDLKEKQRRGEQHHLLKGKTLGMIFEKSSTRTRVSFEVGMWQLGGTALFLSDRDLQIGRGEPIKDTARVLSRYVDGIMIRTFAHDKVEELARYATIPIINGLTDLLHPCQALTDIFTVQEYKNELKGRKMAFIGDGNNMVHALMHACAKVGMHFAVATPPGYEPQADMLAQAKQDAALYGTQIEVVTDPLLAAKDADVVYTDVWASMGQEAEQQARKKAFASFQVNGRLMQEAKPDAIVLHCLPAHRGEEITEEVLEGPQSAVFDEAENRLHVQKAIMALLMGKK
- a CDS encoding acetylornithine transaminase, producing the protein MDQQIIMKTDERHYMKVFARYPIVLSHGEGPYVYDNNGKKYIDFLGGIAVNILGHAHPKLVAAIAKQAGRLIHCSNLYYTEQQATLAQKLAEQSGMDRVFFGNSGAEANEGAIKLARKYAKTISPDKVEIITAYDSFHGRTLAALTATGQPKYHEGYEPLPGGFRYVHYNNLDELKALMSAAKTCAVMLEPIQGEGGVNMPEPGYLETVRELCDQTGALLIFDEIQTGMGRTGSLFAYQTFGVKPDIATVAKGLGGGVPIGAFMTTEKVAAAFAAGDHGSTFGGNPLACAAANAVLDCIGEEQLLNNTVAMGEYLLAKLIKLKEKYPALITEVRGKGLILGAKLTRPGRDIVNKCLAQGAIINCTAGDILRFVPPLNINRGHIDEVMTTLDKVLAAE